From the Deinococcus multiflagellatus genome, the window GCCCCCGCGGGTCCTGGGCAAGCCGGCGCCCGCCGCGCCCAGAGGGGAACGGGTCGCCAGGGCGCCAGGGGCCGGGTCATCGCCGCGCAGCATAACGCTGCCCCGGGCGCCCGCTGCCAAAGATCAGGAAATGCTCAGGATGGCGCGGGGTGTCCGCCATCTCCATGACCGGAGGCGGTCAGGCGTGTCTGGTGCCTTCTGGTTCAGATTCCGCTGATCCAGATTCCGCTTGGAGGGCCGTTCACCCACATCAAACGGTCCCGGGCCCTGCACAGGCGCCGGGTGCCCACGCGCAGCGAAGTCGCCCGCTGTTGATCTTGTGATCAACCGAGCGGGCCTGAACAGCGGGGCCGTAGAGCGAAGCAGCGAACAAAGGGCCTCGCCCCGAGGGTGGACACGTTTCTGCGCTTTTTGAAACCTTGGCCTGGGAGGGGCGAGGCCCTTAGCGGGGCCCGCGCTGGCCCATAGCACGCTGCAGCTTGCCGCCCTCGCTGCGGGGCAAGCTGCCCACCTCACACAGTTCGCACGCAATGGACACGCCCACCTGCGCCTTGACGAGGCGGATGATCTCCAGGCGCAGGGCGTGGTCAAGCCGCTCGCTTTTCACCCGCAGCAGTTCGTCCAGGTTACCGCTGCGGGACAGCACCAGCTGGTCATGCGGGCGGAGACCGGGCAGCTGGGCCAGCACCGCCTCTATCTGGGTGGAATACACGTTCACGCCCCGCAGCACCATCATGTCGTCGCTGCGCGCGCGAATACGGTCCATGCGGCCCGCGCTGCGCCCAGTGCCGTTCTCGCGCGGCAGCAGGCGGGTAATGTCGCCCGCCGCGCCCATGACAGCGCCGCGCGCCGCCATGACGGGGGCTATGGTCCGAGCGGAGACGGTCTGCTGTGCCGGAACGGCAGGCTGGCCACGCCCCCCGACGCGCCCACTCTGAAAACCGGCAGGCCTCTGGGCGCCAGGCTGGGGAGAGCGCCTTGCTCAGCCGCGGCCCCCGGCAATGCGGGCCGCGTCGGGTGTGC encodes:
- a CDS encoding phenylacetate--CoA ligase family protein, with the translated sequence MAARGAVMGAAGDITRLLPRENGTGRSAGRMDRIRARSDDMMVLRGVNVYSTQIEAVLAQLPGLRPHDQLVLSRSGNLDELLRVKSERLDHALRLEIIRLVKAQVGVSIACELCEVGSLPRSEGGKLQRAMGQRGPR